A genome region from Labrus mixtus chromosome 9, fLabMix1.1, whole genome shotgun sequence includes the following:
- the LOC132980064 gene encoding unconventional myosin-Ic-like isoform X1 yields the protein MMELRIQLIPTGEIILPPGKNGENYCHGCKVVASDGVRAMMESALTARDRVGVQDFVLLENYTSEAAFIENLRKRFKENLIYTYIGSVLVSVNPYKDLEIYTKNHMERYRGVNFYEVSPHIYAVADNSYRSLRTERKDQCILISGESGAGKTEASKKILQYYAVTCPASDQVQTVKDRLLQSNPVLEAFGNAKTLRNDNSSRFGKYMDIQFDFKGAPVGGHIINYLLEKSRVAHQNHGERNFHIFYQLIEGGEEDLLRRLGLERNPQQYQYLVKGNCPKVSSINDRSDWKVVRKALSVIGFNEDDVEELLNIIASVLHLGNVQYGGEEGNACITSDTQIKYLARLLGVNGSVLTEALTHKKIIAKGEELMSPLNLEQASSARDALSKAVYGRTFTWLVNKINASLTYTDDSVKNYSVIGLLDIYGFEVFQHNSFEQFCINYCNEKLQQLFIELTLKSEQEEYEAEGITWEPVQYFNNKIICDLVEEKFKGIISILDEECLRPGDASDFTFLEKLEDTVGGHAHFVTHKLADGKTRKVMGRDEFRLLHYAGEVNYNVNGFLDKNMDLLFRNLKEVMCMSENKILNQCFDREELSDKKRPDTAATQFKASLAKLMEILMSKEPSYVRCIKPNDSKQAVRFDDVLIRHQVKYLGLMENLRVRRAGFAYRRRYEVFLQRYKSLCPDTWPNWQGKLADGVATLVKHLGYKPEEYKLGRSKIFIRFPKTLFATEEALETRKHSLATKLQAGWKGYSQKSKYQKLRVSAIAIQAWWRGILARRRAKVRRQASDTIRRFIKGFIYRHKERCPENEYFLDYVRYSFLMKLRRNLPKNVLDKSWPTPPAALTEASDHLCKLCMQNMVWSYCKKISPEWKLQMEQKMTASEIFKDKKDNYPQSVPKLFVSTRLNGEDINPKVVQALGSDKMKYAVPVTKYDRKGYKARPRQLLLTSNSAVIVEEGKLKQRIEYGALKGISVSSLSDGLFVLHVPSDDNKQKGDVVLQSDHVIETLTKIAICADKMNSININQGSIKFTGGQGKEGIIDFTPGSELLVAKAKNGHLSVTAPRLNSR from the exons GTGGTGGCTAGTGACGGTGTCCGGGCTATGATGGAGTCGGCCCTGACAGCCAGAGACCGGGTGGGCGTGCAGGACTTTGTCCTGCTGGAGAACTACACCAGCGAGGCGGCTTTCATAGAGAACCTGCGCAAACGCTTCAAAGAGAACCTCATCTAT ACGTACATTGGCTCCGTGCTGGTGTCCGTGAACCCATACAAAGACCTGGAGATCTACACCAAGAACCACATGGAGCGATACAGAGGAGTCAACTTCTACGAGGTCTCCCCACACAT CTATGCCGTGGCAGACAACTCATACCGCTCcctgaggacagagaggaaggaCCAGTGCATCCTCATCTCCGGGGAAAGCGGCGCCGGTAAGACGGAGGCGTCGAAGAAGATCCTGCAGTACTACGCCGTCACCTGTCCAGCAAGCGATCAGGTGCAGACCGTCAAAGACCGCCTGCTGCAGTCCAACCCGGTGCTGGAG gCCTTCGGCAATGCCAAGACGTTGCGTAACGACAACTCGAGCCGTTTCGGCAAGTACATGGACATCCAGTTCGACTTCAAG GGAGCCCCCGTAGGAGGCCACATCATCAACTACCTGCTGGAGAAATCCCGCGTGGCCCACCAGAACCACGGCGAGAGAAACTTCCACATTTTCTACCAGCTGAtcgagggaggagaggaggacctGCTGAGACGCCTCGGCCTGGAGAGGAACCCTCAGCAGTACCAGTACCTGGTCAAA gGTAACTGTCCCAAAGTGAGCTCCATCAACGACCGCAGTGATTGGAAGGTGGTGCGGAAAGCTTTGAGTGTGATCGGTTTCAACGAGGACGATGTGGAG GAGTTGTTGAACATCATCGCCAGCGTGCTCCACCTGGGGAATGTGCAGTACGGCGGGGAGGAGGGCAACGCCTGCATCACCTCTGACACACAGATAAAGTACCTGGCCAGG TTGTTAGGGGTGAACGGGTCGGTGCTGACAGAGGCACTCACACACAAGAAGATAATCGCCAAGGGAGAGGAG TTGATGAGCCCGCTGAACCTGGAGCAAGCGTCATCAGCTCGGGATGCTTTGTCTAAGGCAGTGTACGGACGCACATTCACCTGGCTGGTTAACAAGATCAACGCTTCACTGACATACACG GATGACTCTGTCAAGAATTACTCTGTCATCGGGCTGCTGGACATCTACGGCTTTGAGGTCTTCCAGCACAACAG ctttGAGCAGTTCTGCATCAACTACTGTAacgagaagctgcagcagctcttcaTCGAGCTCACCCTCAAGTCGGAGCAGGAGGAGTACGAGGCTGAAGGCATCACG tgggaGCCGGTGCAGTACTTCAACAACAAGATCATCTGTGACCTGGTGGAGGAGAAGTTCAAAGGCATCATCTCCATTCTG GACGAGGAGTGTCTGAGACCCGGAGACGCCAGTGACTTCACCTTCCTGGAGAAGCTGGAGGACACAGTGGGAGGACACGCCCACTTTGTCAC TCACAAGCTGGCTGATGGAAAAACCAGGAAGGTAATGGGCCGTGATGAATTCAGACTGCTGCACTACGCTGGAGAGGTCAACTATAATGTCaacg ggTTTTTGGACAAGAACATGGACCTGCTCTTCAGGAACTTAAAAGAG gTGATGTGTATGTCAGAGAACAAGATCCTGAACCAGTGTTTCGACAGGGAGGAGCTGAGTGACAAGAAACGCCCCGACACG GCGGCCACTCAGTTCAAAGCCAGTCTGGCGAAACTCATGGAGATCCTCATGTCGAAGGAGCCGTCGTACGTCCGCTGCATCAAGCCCAACGACTCCAAACAAGCAG tTCGCTTTGACGATGTGTTGATCCGTCACCAAGTCAAGTATCTGGGGCTGATGGAGAACCTGAGGGTGAGGAGGGCCGGCTTCGCTTACAGACGGCGCTACGAGGTCTTCCTTCAGAG gtataAGTCTTTGTGTCCCGACACGTGGCCAAACTGGCAGGGGAAACTGGCGGACGGAGTTGCCACACTGGTCAAACACCTGGGATACAAGCCCGAGGAGTACAAGCTGGGCAG GTCCAAAATCTTCATCCGTTTCCCAAAGACTTTGTTCGCCACTGAGGAGGCACTAGAGACCAGGAAGCACAGTCTTG CCACCAAGCTGCAGGCAGGATGGAAAGGCTACAGCCAGAAGTCCAAATACCAAAAACTCAGAGTCTCAG CGATTGCCATCCAGGCGTGGTGGAGAGGGATCCTGGCCAGGAGGAGGGCCAAGGTCAGGCGACAGGCTTCAGATACGATCCGCAG GTTCATCAAAGGCTTCATCTACCGCCACAAGGAGCGCTGTCCAGAGAACGAGTACTTCCTGGATTACGTGCGCTACTCCTTCCTCATGAAGCTGCGCAGAAATCTGCCCAAGAACGTCCTGGACAAGAGCTGGCCGACACCTCCCGCTGCTCTCACAGAG gcatCAGATCATCTGTGTAAGCTGTGCATGCAGAACATGGTGTGGAGCTACTGCAAGAAGATCAGTCCTGAGTGGAAACTACAG ATGGAGCAGAAGATGACCGCCAGTGAGATCTTCAAGGACAAGAAGGACAACTACCCACAGAGCGTGCCCAAACTGTTTGTCAGCACCAGACTCA ATGGCGAGGACATTAACCCCAAAGTGGTTCAGGCTCTTGGCAGCGACAAGATGAAG tACGCAGTGCCGGTCACCAAGTACGACAGGAAAGGCTACAAAGCTCGACCCCggcagctgctgctcacctccAACAGTGCCGTCATCGTAGAGGAGGGCAAACTCAAACAACGCATCGAATATGGAGCTctgaaag GTATCTCCGTCAGCTCTCTCAGCGATGGCTTGTTTGTTCTACACGTGCCCAGTGACGACAACAAACAGAAG GGAGACGTCGTCCTGCAGAGCGACCACGTGATCGAGACCTTGACCAAGATAGCGATCTGTGCCGACAAAATGAACAGCATCAACATCAACCAGGGCAG tatAAAGTTCACAGGGGGTCAGGGGAAGGAGGGGATCATAGACTTCACACCTGGATCAGAACTACTGGTGGCCAAGGCTAAGAATGGACACCTGTCTGTG ACGGCTCCCAGACTGAACTCCAGATGA
- the LOC132980064 gene encoding unconventional myosin-Ic-like isoform X3 translates to MKYRPLVVASDGVRAMMESALTARDRVGVQDFVLLENYTSEAAFIENLRKRFKENLIYTYIGSVLVSVNPYKDLEIYTKNHMERYRGVNFYEVSPHIYAVADNSYRSLRTERKDQCILISGESGAGKTEASKKILQYYAVTCPASDQVQTVKDRLLQSNPVLEAFGNAKTLRNDNSSRFGKYMDIQFDFKGAPVGGHIINYLLEKSRVAHQNHGERNFHIFYQLIEGGEEDLLRRLGLERNPQQYQYLVKGNCPKVSSINDRSDWKVVRKALSVIGFNEDDVEELLNIIASVLHLGNVQYGGEEGNACITSDTQIKYLARLLGVNGSVLTEALTHKKIIAKGEELMSPLNLEQASSARDALSKAVYGRTFTWLVNKINASLTYTDDSVKNYSVIGLLDIYGFEVFQHNSFEQFCINYCNEKLQQLFIELTLKSEQEEYEAEGITWEPVQYFNNKIICDLVEEKFKGIISILDEECLRPGDASDFTFLEKLEDTVGGHAHFVTHKLADGKTRKVMGRDEFRLLHYAGEVNYNVNGFLDKNMDLLFRNLKEVMCMSENKILNQCFDREELSDKKRPDTAATQFKASLAKLMEILMSKEPSYVRCIKPNDSKQAVRFDDVLIRHQVKYLGLMENLRVRRAGFAYRRRYEVFLQRYKSLCPDTWPNWQGKLADGVATLVKHLGYKPEEYKLGRSKIFIRFPKTLFATEEALETRKHSLATKLQAGWKGYSQKSKYQKLRVSAIAIQAWWRGILARRRAKVRRQASDTIRRFIKGFIYRHKERCPENEYFLDYVRYSFLMKLRRNLPKNVLDKSWPTPPAALTEASDHLCKLCMQNMVWSYCKKISPEWKLQMEQKMTASEIFKDKKDNYPQSVPKLFVSTRLNGEDINPKVVQALGSDKMKYAVPVTKYDRKGYKARPRQLLLTSNSAVIVEEGKLKQRIEYGALKGISVSSLSDGLFVLHVPSDDNKQKGDVVLQSDHVIETLTKIAICADKMNSININQGSIKFTGGQGKEGIIDFTPGSELLVAKAKNGHLSVTAPRLNSR, encoded by the exons GTGGTGGCTAGTGACGGTGTCCGGGCTATGATGGAGTCGGCCCTGACAGCCAGAGACCGGGTGGGCGTGCAGGACTTTGTCCTGCTGGAGAACTACACCAGCGAGGCGGCTTTCATAGAGAACCTGCGCAAACGCTTCAAAGAGAACCTCATCTAT ACGTACATTGGCTCCGTGCTGGTGTCCGTGAACCCATACAAAGACCTGGAGATCTACACCAAGAACCACATGGAGCGATACAGAGGAGTCAACTTCTACGAGGTCTCCCCACACAT CTATGCCGTGGCAGACAACTCATACCGCTCcctgaggacagagaggaaggaCCAGTGCATCCTCATCTCCGGGGAAAGCGGCGCCGGTAAGACGGAGGCGTCGAAGAAGATCCTGCAGTACTACGCCGTCACCTGTCCAGCAAGCGATCAGGTGCAGACCGTCAAAGACCGCCTGCTGCAGTCCAACCCGGTGCTGGAG gCCTTCGGCAATGCCAAGACGTTGCGTAACGACAACTCGAGCCGTTTCGGCAAGTACATGGACATCCAGTTCGACTTCAAG GGAGCCCCCGTAGGAGGCCACATCATCAACTACCTGCTGGAGAAATCCCGCGTGGCCCACCAGAACCACGGCGAGAGAAACTTCCACATTTTCTACCAGCTGAtcgagggaggagaggaggacctGCTGAGACGCCTCGGCCTGGAGAGGAACCCTCAGCAGTACCAGTACCTGGTCAAA gGTAACTGTCCCAAAGTGAGCTCCATCAACGACCGCAGTGATTGGAAGGTGGTGCGGAAAGCTTTGAGTGTGATCGGTTTCAACGAGGACGATGTGGAG GAGTTGTTGAACATCATCGCCAGCGTGCTCCACCTGGGGAATGTGCAGTACGGCGGGGAGGAGGGCAACGCCTGCATCACCTCTGACACACAGATAAAGTACCTGGCCAGG TTGTTAGGGGTGAACGGGTCGGTGCTGACAGAGGCACTCACACACAAGAAGATAATCGCCAAGGGAGAGGAG TTGATGAGCCCGCTGAACCTGGAGCAAGCGTCATCAGCTCGGGATGCTTTGTCTAAGGCAGTGTACGGACGCACATTCACCTGGCTGGTTAACAAGATCAACGCTTCACTGACATACACG GATGACTCTGTCAAGAATTACTCTGTCATCGGGCTGCTGGACATCTACGGCTTTGAGGTCTTCCAGCACAACAG ctttGAGCAGTTCTGCATCAACTACTGTAacgagaagctgcagcagctcttcaTCGAGCTCACCCTCAAGTCGGAGCAGGAGGAGTACGAGGCTGAAGGCATCACG tgggaGCCGGTGCAGTACTTCAACAACAAGATCATCTGTGACCTGGTGGAGGAGAAGTTCAAAGGCATCATCTCCATTCTG GACGAGGAGTGTCTGAGACCCGGAGACGCCAGTGACTTCACCTTCCTGGAGAAGCTGGAGGACACAGTGGGAGGACACGCCCACTTTGTCAC TCACAAGCTGGCTGATGGAAAAACCAGGAAGGTAATGGGCCGTGATGAATTCAGACTGCTGCACTACGCTGGAGAGGTCAACTATAATGTCaacg ggTTTTTGGACAAGAACATGGACCTGCTCTTCAGGAACTTAAAAGAG gTGATGTGTATGTCAGAGAACAAGATCCTGAACCAGTGTTTCGACAGGGAGGAGCTGAGTGACAAGAAACGCCCCGACACG GCGGCCACTCAGTTCAAAGCCAGTCTGGCGAAACTCATGGAGATCCTCATGTCGAAGGAGCCGTCGTACGTCCGCTGCATCAAGCCCAACGACTCCAAACAAGCAG tTCGCTTTGACGATGTGTTGATCCGTCACCAAGTCAAGTATCTGGGGCTGATGGAGAACCTGAGGGTGAGGAGGGCCGGCTTCGCTTACAGACGGCGCTACGAGGTCTTCCTTCAGAG gtataAGTCTTTGTGTCCCGACACGTGGCCAAACTGGCAGGGGAAACTGGCGGACGGAGTTGCCACACTGGTCAAACACCTGGGATACAAGCCCGAGGAGTACAAGCTGGGCAG GTCCAAAATCTTCATCCGTTTCCCAAAGACTTTGTTCGCCACTGAGGAGGCACTAGAGACCAGGAAGCACAGTCTTG CCACCAAGCTGCAGGCAGGATGGAAAGGCTACAGCCAGAAGTCCAAATACCAAAAACTCAGAGTCTCAG CGATTGCCATCCAGGCGTGGTGGAGAGGGATCCTGGCCAGGAGGAGGGCCAAGGTCAGGCGACAGGCTTCAGATACGATCCGCAG GTTCATCAAAGGCTTCATCTACCGCCACAAGGAGCGCTGTCCAGAGAACGAGTACTTCCTGGATTACGTGCGCTACTCCTTCCTCATGAAGCTGCGCAGAAATCTGCCCAAGAACGTCCTGGACAAGAGCTGGCCGACACCTCCCGCTGCTCTCACAGAG gcatCAGATCATCTGTGTAAGCTGTGCATGCAGAACATGGTGTGGAGCTACTGCAAGAAGATCAGTCCTGAGTGGAAACTACAG ATGGAGCAGAAGATGACCGCCAGTGAGATCTTCAAGGACAAGAAGGACAACTACCCACAGAGCGTGCCCAAACTGTTTGTCAGCACCAGACTCA ATGGCGAGGACATTAACCCCAAAGTGGTTCAGGCTCTTGGCAGCGACAAGATGAAG tACGCAGTGCCGGTCACCAAGTACGACAGGAAAGGCTACAAAGCTCGACCCCggcagctgctgctcacctccAACAGTGCCGTCATCGTAGAGGAGGGCAAACTCAAACAACGCATCGAATATGGAGCTctgaaag GTATCTCCGTCAGCTCTCTCAGCGATGGCTTGTTTGTTCTACACGTGCCCAGTGACGACAACAAACAGAAG GGAGACGTCGTCCTGCAGAGCGACCACGTGATCGAGACCTTGACCAAGATAGCGATCTGTGCCGACAAAATGAACAGCATCAACATCAACCAGGGCAG tatAAAGTTCACAGGGGGTCAGGGGAAGGAGGGGATCATAGACTTCACACCTGGATCAGAACTACTGGTGGCCAAGGCTAAGAATGGACACCTGTCTGTG ACGGCTCCCAGACTGAACTCCAGATGA
- the LOC132980064 gene encoding unconventional myosin-Ic-like isoform X4, with protein sequence MMESALTARDRVGVQDFVLLENYTSEAAFIENLRKRFKENLIYTYIGSVLVSVNPYKDLEIYTKNHMERYRGVNFYEVSPHIYAVADNSYRSLRTERKDQCILISGESGAGKTEASKKILQYYAVTCPASDQVQTVKDRLLQSNPVLEAFGNAKTLRNDNSSRFGKYMDIQFDFKGAPVGGHIINYLLEKSRVAHQNHGERNFHIFYQLIEGGEEDLLRRLGLERNPQQYQYLVKGNCPKVSSINDRSDWKVVRKALSVIGFNEDDVEELLNIIASVLHLGNVQYGGEEGNACITSDTQIKYLARLLGVNGSVLTEALTHKKIIAKGEELMSPLNLEQASSARDALSKAVYGRTFTWLVNKINASLTYTDDSVKNYSVIGLLDIYGFEVFQHNSFEQFCINYCNEKLQQLFIELTLKSEQEEYEAEGITWEPVQYFNNKIICDLVEEKFKGIISILDEECLRPGDASDFTFLEKLEDTVGGHAHFVTHKLADGKTRKVMGRDEFRLLHYAGEVNYNVNGFLDKNMDLLFRNLKEVMCMSENKILNQCFDREELSDKKRPDTAATQFKASLAKLMEILMSKEPSYVRCIKPNDSKQAVRFDDVLIRHQVKYLGLMENLRVRRAGFAYRRRYEVFLQRYKSLCPDTWPNWQGKLADGVATLVKHLGYKPEEYKLGRSKIFIRFPKTLFATEEALETRKHSLATKLQAGWKGYSQKSKYQKLRVSAIAIQAWWRGILARRRAKVRRQASDTIRRFIKGFIYRHKERCPENEYFLDYVRYSFLMKLRRNLPKNVLDKSWPTPPAALTEASDHLCKLCMQNMVWSYCKKISPEWKLQMEQKMTASEIFKDKKDNYPQSVPKLFVSTRLNGEDINPKVVQALGSDKMKYAVPVTKYDRKGYKARPRQLLLTSNSAVIVEEGKLKQRIEYGALKGISVSSLSDGLFVLHVPSDDNKQKGDVVLQSDHVIETLTKIAICADKMNSININQGSIKFTGGQGKEGIIDFTPGSELLVAKAKNGHLSVTAPRLNSR encoded by the exons ATGATGGAGTCGGCCCTGACAGCCAGAGACCGGGTGGGCGTGCAGGACTTTGTCCTGCTGGAGAACTACACCAGCGAGGCGGCTTTCATAGAGAACCTGCGCAAACGCTTCAAAGAGAACCTCATCTAT ACGTACATTGGCTCCGTGCTGGTGTCCGTGAACCCATACAAAGACCTGGAGATCTACACCAAGAACCACATGGAGCGATACAGAGGAGTCAACTTCTACGAGGTCTCCCCACACAT CTATGCCGTGGCAGACAACTCATACCGCTCcctgaggacagagaggaaggaCCAGTGCATCCTCATCTCCGGGGAAAGCGGCGCCGGTAAGACGGAGGCGTCGAAGAAGATCCTGCAGTACTACGCCGTCACCTGTCCAGCAAGCGATCAGGTGCAGACCGTCAAAGACCGCCTGCTGCAGTCCAACCCGGTGCTGGAG gCCTTCGGCAATGCCAAGACGTTGCGTAACGACAACTCGAGCCGTTTCGGCAAGTACATGGACATCCAGTTCGACTTCAAG GGAGCCCCCGTAGGAGGCCACATCATCAACTACCTGCTGGAGAAATCCCGCGTGGCCCACCAGAACCACGGCGAGAGAAACTTCCACATTTTCTACCAGCTGAtcgagggaggagaggaggacctGCTGAGACGCCTCGGCCTGGAGAGGAACCCTCAGCAGTACCAGTACCTGGTCAAA gGTAACTGTCCCAAAGTGAGCTCCATCAACGACCGCAGTGATTGGAAGGTGGTGCGGAAAGCTTTGAGTGTGATCGGTTTCAACGAGGACGATGTGGAG GAGTTGTTGAACATCATCGCCAGCGTGCTCCACCTGGGGAATGTGCAGTACGGCGGGGAGGAGGGCAACGCCTGCATCACCTCTGACACACAGATAAAGTACCTGGCCAGG TTGTTAGGGGTGAACGGGTCGGTGCTGACAGAGGCACTCACACACAAGAAGATAATCGCCAAGGGAGAGGAG TTGATGAGCCCGCTGAACCTGGAGCAAGCGTCATCAGCTCGGGATGCTTTGTCTAAGGCAGTGTACGGACGCACATTCACCTGGCTGGTTAACAAGATCAACGCTTCACTGACATACACG GATGACTCTGTCAAGAATTACTCTGTCATCGGGCTGCTGGACATCTACGGCTTTGAGGTCTTCCAGCACAACAG ctttGAGCAGTTCTGCATCAACTACTGTAacgagaagctgcagcagctcttcaTCGAGCTCACCCTCAAGTCGGAGCAGGAGGAGTACGAGGCTGAAGGCATCACG tgggaGCCGGTGCAGTACTTCAACAACAAGATCATCTGTGACCTGGTGGAGGAGAAGTTCAAAGGCATCATCTCCATTCTG GACGAGGAGTGTCTGAGACCCGGAGACGCCAGTGACTTCACCTTCCTGGAGAAGCTGGAGGACACAGTGGGAGGACACGCCCACTTTGTCAC TCACAAGCTGGCTGATGGAAAAACCAGGAAGGTAATGGGCCGTGATGAATTCAGACTGCTGCACTACGCTGGAGAGGTCAACTATAATGTCaacg ggTTTTTGGACAAGAACATGGACCTGCTCTTCAGGAACTTAAAAGAG gTGATGTGTATGTCAGAGAACAAGATCCTGAACCAGTGTTTCGACAGGGAGGAGCTGAGTGACAAGAAACGCCCCGACACG GCGGCCACTCAGTTCAAAGCCAGTCTGGCGAAACTCATGGAGATCCTCATGTCGAAGGAGCCGTCGTACGTCCGCTGCATCAAGCCCAACGACTCCAAACAAGCAG tTCGCTTTGACGATGTGTTGATCCGTCACCAAGTCAAGTATCTGGGGCTGATGGAGAACCTGAGGGTGAGGAGGGCCGGCTTCGCTTACAGACGGCGCTACGAGGTCTTCCTTCAGAG gtataAGTCTTTGTGTCCCGACACGTGGCCAAACTGGCAGGGGAAACTGGCGGACGGAGTTGCCACACTGGTCAAACACCTGGGATACAAGCCCGAGGAGTACAAGCTGGGCAG GTCCAAAATCTTCATCCGTTTCCCAAAGACTTTGTTCGCCACTGAGGAGGCACTAGAGACCAGGAAGCACAGTCTTG CCACCAAGCTGCAGGCAGGATGGAAAGGCTACAGCCAGAAGTCCAAATACCAAAAACTCAGAGTCTCAG CGATTGCCATCCAGGCGTGGTGGAGAGGGATCCTGGCCAGGAGGAGGGCCAAGGTCAGGCGACAGGCTTCAGATACGATCCGCAG GTTCATCAAAGGCTTCATCTACCGCCACAAGGAGCGCTGTCCAGAGAACGAGTACTTCCTGGATTACGTGCGCTACTCCTTCCTCATGAAGCTGCGCAGAAATCTGCCCAAGAACGTCCTGGACAAGAGCTGGCCGACACCTCCCGCTGCTCTCACAGAG gcatCAGATCATCTGTGTAAGCTGTGCATGCAGAACATGGTGTGGAGCTACTGCAAGAAGATCAGTCCTGAGTGGAAACTACAG ATGGAGCAGAAGATGACCGCCAGTGAGATCTTCAAGGACAAGAAGGACAACTACCCACAGAGCGTGCCCAAACTGTTTGTCAGCACCAGACTCA ATGGCGAGGACATTAACCCCAAAGTGGTTCAGGCTCTTGGCAGCGACAAGATGAAG tACGCAGTGCCGGTCACCAAGTACGACAGGAAAGGCTACAAAGCTCGACCCCggcagctgctgctcacctccAACAGTGCCGTCATCGTAGAGGAGGGCAAACTCAAACAACGCATCGAATATGGAGCTctgaaag GTATCTCCGTCAGCTCTCTCAGCGATGGCTTGTTTGTTCTACACGTGCCCAGTGACGACAACAAACAGAAG GGAGACGTCGTCCTGCAGAGCGACCACGTGATCGAGACCTTGACCAAGATAGCGATCTGTGCCGACAAAATGAACAGCATCAACATCAACCAGGGCAG tatAAAGTTCACAGGGGGTCAGGGGAAGGAGGGGATCATAGACTTCACACCTGGATCAGAACTACTGGTGGCCAAGGCTAAGAATGGACACCTGTCTGTG ACGGCTCCCAGACTGAACTCCAGATGA